The Anoplolepis gracilipes chromosome 7, ASM4749672v1, whole genome shotgun sequence genome segment TTATGCTTTGATTTTATCTGAAATGTATGACAGCAAAAATCGATAAATGCCATTTTTATGTCATATAACAATCttattaatctaaatttacaaaaagtgtaaaaatggAAGGAGATGAAGGAACATAAAAGCTGTTATacgaattttatgaaaatctgCACTCTAAAACGAGCCAGTAAATCGACGAATCTTTTGCTTAGACCGGGAttgaatttattgcaaaagtcTTTAATGAATAATCGATCTTTTTAATGATCGAATTTATTTCGATCCGCCGGAAGGAAGGGACATAGAATTACTGTAGATATACGAAAAATCGACGTATTGTGATTAGTGGAAAAAATGTCAGCAGAGTCAGACATCTTTCAGGCACATTGAGCTCGTGATAGCGGCGATAGTCGTGACATTCAAGGAGATCTAGTTTCCTGTTTATACCGTTTTAGGCTATAATAATACACGAGACACTGCGAACTATTCCGGATCAGGAATTATCGATAATTCTCGATCGTTTTCGATCCGTAAATCTCATCTGTAAACAGTCAAGGAGTTTCTTCgcttttttcaattatcggATGCACCGAAACACATGCCGACGGTTACTATAAATTCTCGCCACAACATCGAATGTCATCTCACTATTACTTGATGCATATGTCTGGCGCGATGATCTCAAATCTCGACGAACGATTTCCATAAATTCCGTCGCAGAATTCACTTTCCTTAGGCACATTTAAGTCCGTGATATCCACGATAGTCTCGATTCTCGCATGAAACACGCCAGAAGACGCTACGGTTTTTTTCGCGTAAACCGCAACGTGTTTCTCTCCTGCTAGACCCAGTACTGGTCCCTCCTCAGCAACGGGTTCTTCTTGGTCCTTTGAGTTGTGGCCGACTGGCAAGGTAAATCGGAAGTATCGAAACTACTCCACTCGTCGCCATCCGCCACCCCATAGGGATACCTAGCGGATACGTCGACTTCTGAGCCGCTTTCCAGAGGACTCAAGGGTATCACTTTACACTGGGGTAACGTTGAGGGCAACACCGGCAAAGGTGTGCTGGCCGTTACACTATTGTGATCGTTACCGAAAGGTTTCAAATGCGGAGTAGTAGGCATCAAATGATCCGGCGGTCTAGGAAGCGGCATCACGCCGACAGCGGGAGTGGTTTCCAATTTCTCCTCTTCAGCGTGCTTGTATCTGTTATGCCGGCATCTGATCGTGATAATTACAACCACGCCGAGAAGAAATACGCCGAGCAACATGCCGAGAATCAGTAGATAATCATTGCTCATATTCGGTGCGATCGCCATCTCGCCTTCGTGACCGACCGGATCCATCGGACCGCCTAGAGTGATATTGTCGTCGTCTATGTCGAGCTTGATGCGAAATTCAAAATCACCTACGGCTGGCTGAAAGATGGACGCTGCAAGAATGAAACTGAAACTATCCGTAACGCCGTCCATCGACGGTATTTTTCTGCATACCAAATATATCACTCCGGAGATAATTTCCTGATGCGAGAAACGTGTCACTTCTCGTTCACGCGTACCTCTCTTCTCGCCGGACGATGAGGAACTTCTGATAATTCTTTTGATCTTGGCGTACTTCGGTTTCTTCAGGATTGTGTAAAACGGGTTGCTCGTCGTTAACTTGGCCAAGGGAGTTGCATCTAGATGTTGTAAAGTTATTCGAGTCTTTTCGCCCGCCAACGCCGTCAACGGATTCATGATAATGAGAGGCGTAACTTTGATCTCGACATGTATATGTTTTTGCACGAAGCCGCTCAGTCGCGCCGACAATTCCAAACTATCATTTGGCACCGTCATATCCGTCTGCATAAACACCACGCTCTTTGACAATAGATCGGTCTGCTTGAACATTGTCGCTGCGCCGTCTCGCACATACAATACTCCGTATTTCGGATGTGTCGTAATTTCGTATATCACTAGGTCTTGACGCGCATTTGTATCGAGCTTTAGATCGTTCTCGGAGATGGGCGCCACGTTCGAGCCTTGCTGCAAGCTCACCGGACCGGGCACCGTCACATTCAGTCGTATAGGCAAAACTTGGACATTGAAGACGGTATAAATCGGACTGTAACCACCATCCCAAACCCTGAAGTAGAAAGAAGCGGCTTGTAGCGTTCCATTATGCTCGTATACCACTCGATTAGAATCTACGTCGTACTGGCTGAATTTGTCAACCTGGTGTACCTCCGACGTGTTCTGATTGAAAGGTAATAGCAGTAATCTGCCAAATGTCGGTCCGGAAATCACGTCATACATGATATCTTGTGGTGGAGTATCGGGATCGACGGTCAAAAGATTTTCCCGAGTAATGGTCTGATTTTGATTCTGCACCACTGTGATGTGCGGAGTGTTGGTGACAAGTTTGAAAGGCTGATCGTTAATCGGCTCGATGATGACGGGAACACTGGTGTTGCAAAGTAACACATGACCGGGTATTAAATACAAGGAGAAATAAATGCGATCTTCCAGAGTATCCGAATGGTCGTGGTAATAAGCGATTTTTCCACCTTCGATTTGCGGTTGCATAAAGGTGGTCACATTCAAATCCGGTAAAAGCATCACGTGCCCGTGACTAGGCTGGTGAACTAATTTCGATAATACCGTCGGATTCTCGATTCCGGCGTTGATCTGTAGAAACGACACGATGCCGCTAATGTTCATAACAACTTCGGCGGAACCACCCTCTACGACTCTGACGGtttttacgtaaatatatCGGTCCAGGCCGCCGCTCGAAACTGATATATCTATTTGGAAAATCTGcgacacatataaatattgttaaaaataaataataacacaattaataaataaataataatacataaataaataaaaattacaatctttaattaaaagttattaaaaatgttaaatttcttaaCTTACTCGAagcatataattaatgttttttgcTACTTATGAAACGCTatagatgatataatatttatgaataataaagattaaatatttaattatattctctataCCTGATTTGTTAAAATTCCAGCGAAATGTGTTTCGACGTCAAACGTGAAAGAGTCATTGGCCGCGAGATCCATGAATTGCTTGGTGTGCTCATAAATCACTTTACTATTGTTTATATCTTTCTGAGTAAATCGCTCGACCTCGAGCCATATCCCTTCACTTGTCTCCATTATAACTTTTCCCAAATGAGGTCCGTTTCGCACAATATATCTAATCTCCCTCGCTTCGTCGGAACATGTCGTTAATAAAAGTTTGtctgatattaatttcttagtaAGAGGAAAGACATTAAGGGGCATATTGTGTTCAATGTTTAGACGAACTGGCTTCGTGGTAATTAAGATTGTGTAAAATTCCGTCGTGTGCACACCATCGCTTAATACAAAGTTAAATTCGCCATCAGTTCCGTCTGAAAAAAAACAACgcacattttaatttctttgtattaaaatttgcaattttattaaaagaaaaagttttattaaaatttcattaattaaaagaatattgatatattgaatattgatGTTTAACTTGATTTcctaaaattatttccatataaaaaatagtttaaaaaaatcatttattcattatttcatacattttaatattaaattaattaaccatttttactaaaaaattacatttataaattaatcaaaattaatcttataattattattagtacatattttacattatatttatatattgtaaaagtaGTTAGAAATTAGCAGCtagttacaaattaatttctgaatattgtaatatactcACTCGTATGTGTGAACATCACTTGCGATTCATTAATTTGACTTTGAGTGAAAGTATAAATGTCCACCTCGGGTGCAATTGTCAACGAGATGTATCCGTTTCTCACTCCAGTaacattgaatattatatcgtTCGGGGCGGTGTCATTGTCAATAGCTGCTAAGTTTGTCGACGTCAAGATAACAGATCCACCTTGCCAAACGTTAAGTTTAGTTCTATTCAGCAGCACAGGAACCTCGTCGTTAACGGGTTGAACAATGATCGATACGTCAAACAGTTCGCTTATTTTATCACTAGCAGTCACAACCATTCTGAAGGAATCCCTTGAAAATTCATCCCCATTATGTTTGTATAGTATAACTCCGGCATTCAAGTGCTTCTGCGAGAATTTCTTCACTTGAGTATTTTTCGTGGAATCGAGAATCGTACCATGCTGCGGTTTCTCCGTTATCCTATAGTCCGTTATTTTGCCGGCATAATACGGTGTCACGACCGAAAAACTCGATTCATTTAGCATTACGCTCTTCCCTTCTACGACGGTAAAGCTTTTCGCCTCGACATAAAGTTTTTCCGGCACGATCACAAAGTTCACACTCAGACCTCGTAACCACGTGATACCATTGGTCACATCTACAACGAAACGATCGCTCGTCTGATTCATCACAGATTGAACGTAGAAGACGCGACCGTCGTTTATCAGACTCTGCTCGAAATGCTTTACCGCGTTGCCGCTGTACTCCTCTTTCATCTCCTCGCTGTGTTCGTCGTAGATCTGCAAATCTAGGTAACCATTCTGTGGCCACTCTCGcacaaaataaacaatttcgGTCGGTGATATTTTAGGATGCATTATCTCGAGACTCTTGCGACTTAATTGAATGCTCGTAGCTTCCTCGACGAATATAGTCTCGTTATTTTGGACAATCAATGATTCCCAATAACTCTCCGGATAGACTTTGATTACGAATACACCTCCAGCCTCCGCATTCTTAGCTGATACCTTAAATCTGAAGACGTCCTTCGTCAAAGAGCTACCTAGATGTTTGTATGACACAATGCCATGCTTCAAATCATCCTCTGTGAAACTATTCGATTCTCTACCATGCTTCAACAATATACCATGCTTTGGTCTCTCCGATACAATGTACTTGATGTCTTTTTCTGTGGTATATACGTTTGTTTCTATCTCAAGTTCTTTCGATTGGAGCACCACAGACTTGTTAAATTGTACAACCAAACTGCTGCTTTCACGCAACTTGATATAGGGTGGGCTGGCTTGAATTTCAAGAGTGCCGATCGTAAAAAAGTGACCGTCGGTGATaccaaattcaattttttcgcgTTCATCCCCTTGGTGCCGGAAGAGTATCACACCGTCGTCGATATCTTGTTGCGAAAATTCGCGTATCTGTACCGAAGGATTAGTTACTCTGTATATTCCGCTTTTCCGGGTATCTCTTCTGGTATAAATAAGTTCGCTCATTCGAGTACCAATATCTTTGTCTATATAAGCGAGATCCTTGTTCGTTATCAATTTTTCACCTTTTGATACAACatgaaaaattctattaattattcgttCCGGCGGAttatcatttttcataatGATCTCAATTCGAAACTTTCCGACGTACATAAAGTCCACAGAATCCAAAGATATCGCCACAAACTCAAAGGAGTCCTCTTTCGTCTCGGAATCATCGTGCACATAATATACCGTTTGCGTCAACACATCTTCGAATGTAAAAGACGAGACATTCTTTTGCCCTTGTGAACTCGACCTATCCGCGATGGAAAGCCAGCCATGATTCGGTTTTATTGTAAGATTGTACATCAAAGAAGATACACCGTATTCCTTTGGATTCATATGTGTGATTCTCAGAGGTACTTTTGAGCCTTCGTCAACTTTCAAGTTTTCCATGCCTTCGAGCGATTTGCTGATCTTGTCGAGGTAATATCGGAATTTCAAGTTGGCATGCATATCGACGCATTGAGGTGCATTGACCTTGAACATTATTTCGTCAAAGATATTGGAATAAGATCGTCTAAACAGACGGTAGTTTAGTCTACCGGCCTCGATGTCCTCCTGCGTGAAGGTACTAGCTGTCACGAGTTTACGATCGGACAGAAATAGATCGCCATATCTTGGTCCCGTTATAAGAGTAAAGACGATCTTATTCGGCGATGTAACTAGTGGATTCGTCTGGTATCTCAAGTGATTGCTCGTGATAATAATGTTCGACACGTCGGTGAGATTAACAGGCATCCTTCTGGTTTCCTTCAGCTCAAGATCGATGAAGGTAATACGGAAGTCGTACGTCTGCTGCGTCTTCACTTCGCGCACGCTCGCTTGAAATTTAAACTCGTCCTGATTAGGACTGCCAACGTTATGAAGATAACGAACAGCGTTCAATTCCATGTCCCGGCTGGTAAAATGCTCAACGTTCATCCAGCTATTGGAAATATCCctcaatttttgtaaaaccCCGTAATGTGGCGGTGAAACGATATCGTAACGGATATCGATGGTGTTGTCGTCCGAATTCGTGGCAAACGAGAGATTTGCGGGTGTCATGTAAGAGAACGAACGGTGCACCACAACGAGACCGGTATTGTGTGtcaatttaatttgcaatggaTAAGCCGATACGCGTAGGTACGCGGGCTGACTACTCTCGATGCCGTCGCTCACTTGTAAACCCAACATTGCATTCGGTTTggctgaaaaattaaatatattagatcaaaaattttcgataaaatttaacGCTACTACATTATCGTGCATTTACATGtacattagaaataaaaaataatcgcgtAAGAGACAAAACacaaaaagacaaataaatatgccataattaaatgataaagcGCGCCTTGCACAATTATGATGAGCTTTACCGTTTCCACGATGCACA includes the following:
- the Kon gene encoding chondroitin sulfate proteoglycan 4, which codes for MHRKRLAFLNDMGLLMFLAVTASLLGYCQTDEKVSFYGASYIHLPVQEAKGATDISFRFRTHLADAMLLLAAGKTDYCLIKLEAGRLKVHINLGAGENEMASARGLTLNDLSWHEVNLTRREANISLQIDVIHTTRSQLPGRFFELNIHYGVFIGGQGDFNELFLGHTDYLRGCMADIIYNGAKVIEYARSRKGQSEATAVTWGCSPEFDATRSTEVSFVEDGAFVAIPRPIPRSGSRWEFELKTSAESGLLLYNTGQSSYADFLGIELFEGKIRLLMNKGNGPTELIHGTAVVDGKWHNVIVDFNPSGLGIAVDHHERTMALPSGGNRFLDLADTLYIGGTELNKRARALGKGLRSGDVSYKGCIRNMILDNKDLGLPDVKVSQGIVVGCVWGYPCVEADPCVSGASCIQLGVNSFKCNCDQSLCIKPNYAEDYKIYSNATLPVNLEILSLSPLLVSEGEHVLVTNENIAMVLDIAKYGVEEIGVVFTLVTPPVYGTLALDLLTSRSDHYFTLQDINQDKIQYMHDGSETTEDSMILELTLVAGTGYTLPGYLQGHLRFPLHVNVTPVNDPPLLEIPTAKVLRLAQGTRKTLTKELLWAIDADTPSEMLIYTVLRADTDAGHIEKVTYPFRPIDTFTQAELMQGLIAYVHRGNAKPNAMLGLQVSDGIESSQPAYLRVSAYPLQIKLTHNTGLVVVHRSFSYMTPANLSFATNSDDNTIDIRYDIVSPPHYGVLQKLRDISNSWMNVEHFTSRDMELNAVRYLHNVGSPNQDEFKFQASVREVKTQQTYDFRITFIDLELKETRRMPVNLTDVSNIIITSNHLRYQTNPLVTSPNKIVFTLITGPRYGDLFLSDRKLVTASTFTQEDIEAGRLNYRLFRRSYSNIFDEIMFKVNAPQCVDMHANLKFRYYLDKISKSLEGMENLKVDEGSKVPLRITHMNPKEYGVSSLMYNLTIKPNHGWLSIADRSSSQGQKNVSSFTFEDVLTQTVYYVHDDSETKEDSFEFVAISLDSVDFMYVGKFRIEIIMKNDNPPERIINRIFHVVSKGEKLITNKDLAYIDKDIGTRMSELIYTRRDTRKSGIYRVTNPSVQIREFSQQDIDDGVILFRHQGDEREKIEFGITDGHFFTIGTLEIQASPPYIKLRESSSLVVQFNKSVVLQSKELEIETNVYTTEKDIKYIVSERPKHGILLKHGRESNSFTEDDLKHGIVSYKHLGSSLTKDVFRFKVSAKNAEAGGVFVIKVYPESYWESLIVQNNETIFVEEATSIQLSRKSLEIMHPKISPTEIVYFVREWPQNGYLDLQIYDEHSEEMKEEYSGNAVKHFEQSLINDGRVFYVQSVMNQTSDRFVVDVTNGITWLRGLSVNFVIVPEKLYVEAKSFTVVEGKSVMLNESSFSVVTPYYAGKITDYRITEKPQHGTILDSTKNTQVKKFSQKHLNAGVILYKHNGDEFSRDSFRMVVTASDKISELFDVSIIVQPVNDEVPVLLNRTKLNVWQGGSVILTSTNLAAIDNDTAPNDIIFNVTGVRNGYISLTIAPEVDIYTFTQSQINESQVMFTHTNGTDGEFNFVLSDGVHTTEFYTILITTKPVRLNIEHNMPLNVFPLTKKLISDKLLLTTCSDEAREIRYIVRNGPHLGKVIMETSEGIWLEVERFTQKDINNSKVIYEHTKQFMDLAANDSFTFDVETHFAGILTNQIFQIDISVSSGGLDRYIYVKTVRVVEGGSAEVVMNISGIVSFLQINAGIENPTVLSKLVHQPSHGHVMLLPDLNVTTFMQPQIEGGKIAYYHDHSDTLEDRIYFSLYLIPGHVLLCNTSVPVIIEPINDQPFKLVTNTPHITVVQNQNQTITRENLLTVDPDTPPQDIMYDVISGPTFGRLLLLPFNQNTSEVHQVDKFSQYDVDSNRVVYEHNGTLQAASFYFRVWDGGYSPIYTVFNVQVLPIRLNVTVPGPVSLQQGSNVAPISENDLKLDTNARQDLVIYEITTHPKYGVLYVRDGAATMFKQTDLLSKSVVFMQTDMTVPNDSLELSARLSGFVQKHIHVEIKVTPLIIMNPLTALAGEKTRITLQHLDATPLAKLTTSNPFYTILKKPKYAKIKRIIRSSSSSGEKRGTREREVTRFSHQEIISGVIYLVCRKIPSMDGVTDSFSFILAASIFQPAVGDFEFRIKLDIDDDNITLGGPMDPVGHEGEMAIAPNMSNDYLLILGMLLGVFLLGVVVIITIRCRHNRYKHAEEEKLETTPAVGVMPLPRPPDHLMPTTPHLKPFGNDHNSVTASTPLPVLPSTLPQCKVIPLSPLESGSEVDVSARYPYGVADGDEWSSFDTSDLPCQSATTQRTKKNPLLRRDQYWV